In Xenopus laevis strain J_2021 chromosome 2S, Xenopus_laevis_v10.1, whole genome shotgun sequence, a genomic segment contains:
- the MGC78963 gene encoding uncharacterized protein LOC414554 isoform X1, producing MPRGSRSRTSRVAPPARAPVMRSAPRPAAHPPAPVAPAPSALAPAAAPRQPGLMAQMATTAAGVAVGSAVGHTLGHAITGGFGGGSSSEPARTDVTYQEPAQPMYQQQQQQSQYTPCQYEMKQFLECAQNQSDLKLCEGFGEVLKQCRFANGL from the exons ATGCCAAGAGGAAGCCGAAGCCGCACGTCCAGGGTAGCGCCCCCGGCCAG AGCCCCAGTTATGAGATCTGCACCCCGACCTGCAGCTCACCCACCTGCACCTGTTGCTCCTGCTCCTTCTGCCCTTGCTCCAGCCGCAGCACCCAGACAACCAGGTCTCATGGCACAAATGGCTACAACTGCCGCGGGGGTGGCTGTGGGCTCTGCCGTGGGACACACACTAGGCCATGCCATTACTGGTGGATTTGGTGGAGGAAGCAGCTCTGAGCCAGCAAGGACAGATGTCACATATCAG GAACCAGCACAGCCAATGTatcagcaacagcagcagcaatccCAGTATACACCATGCCAGTATGAGATGAAGCAATTTCTTGAATGTGCTCAGAATCAAAGTGACCTAAAACTCTGCGAGGGATTTGGGGAAGTTCTTAAACAATGCCGTTTTGCAAATG gcTTATAA
- the MGC78963 gene encoding uncharacterized protein LOC414554 — MPRGSRSRTSRVAPPASRAPVMRSAPRPAAHPPAPVAPAPSALAPAAAPRQPGLMAQMATTAAGVAVGSAVGHTLGHAITGGFGGGSSSEPARTDVTYQEPAQPMYQQQQQQSQYTPCQYEMKQFLECAQNQSDLKLCEGFGEVLKQCRFANGL, encoded by the exons ATGCCAAGAGGAAGCCGAAGCCGCACGTCCAGGGTAGCGCCCCCGGCCAG CAGAGCCCCAGTTATGAGATCTGCACCCCGACCTGCAGCTCACCCACCTGCACCTGTTGCTCCTGCTCCTTCTGCCCTTGCTCCAGCCGCAGCACCCAGACAACCAGGTCTCATGGCACAAATGGCTACAACTGCCGCGGGGGTGGCTGTGGGCTCTGCCGTGGGACACACACTAGGCCATGCCATTACTGGTGGATTTGGTGGAGGAAGCAGCTCTGAGCCAGCAAGGACAGATGTCACATATCAG GAACCAGCACAGCCAATGTatcagcaacagcagcagcaatccCAGTATACACCATGCCAGTATGAGATGAAGCAATTTCTTGAATGTGCTCAGAATCAAAGTGACCTAAAACTCTGCGAGGGATTTGGGGAAGTTCTTAAACAATGCCGTTTTGCAAATG gcTTATAA
- the LOC108709645 gene encoding nuclear protein 1, whose translation MSVDTESLVVFERDHYDEYDYYNLEEYSCGAGGKGRTKREIELNGNRHVPAGHERKIVEKLHNSEMKRRRSRSSSN comes from the coding sequence ATGTCTGTAGACACCGAAAGCCTGGTGGTTTTCGAGCGCGATCACTATGATGAGTATGACTACTACAACCTGGAAGAGTACAGCTGCGGAGCTGGGGGCAAGGGCCGCACCAAGCGTGAAATAGAGCTGAACGGGAACCGCCATGTTCCAGCTGGGCATGAACGAAAAATCGTGGAGAAACTGCACAACAGCGAGATGAAGAGAAGGAGAAGCCGAAGCTCATCAAACTAG